TACCaggcgtccttccctgattcagtgacggttgctggtttagaggGTAAACCTTCTACTCTTAATTCATGGCTTTTACTGTTTGAAATTGTCTCATGTGATTAATGAATCTTTTTCTTGATTTAGTTTCTGAGGGTGATTCAGTTTTCGAAGTTTcctccggagcaagtacttccgagaagactcaatcacagaagatgcctattcaaccttccttccgttccaggggtaaatcgaccaaggctgccagctcctctagagggagtgacaagaaccagggaggatccttccttgactctgtgaaggaaGTTCTCGAtgaaggaggctctgctcctgctaaaggtgttgCCTCTTCGGAGCCTaaagttcaggaagttggccttccctccgaggtcccgatgactgaagctgatcctcaaatggTGAGGGATCCTCCGGAGTTTGAGCccccgaggaacaagaggtcccgaactgaccaggttgacagaccttcgaggtcttcctcctcctcctctagaggaggaaccgttggctggaactttactcattcgaagcctggatcggttttagatgattcgtggggtttggctactctgatgaggcatatgaagagtcccgggtgttctctcccctcgatctccaatctcacgcacaaggatgagtacgtcgatattgctcatcacatgggtcaggtatgaagttTATTTCATCTTTCAGCTTTTTCTTTGGAAGGTTTTGTTAAATCGTTTTCCGTTTTCCGCAGCTGGCTGGTGCTATTAACAGAgctcagttcaagtttgaggacgctgtacacaatgcccctagtgctgaggaattagcccaggtcactgagttggtcaaggccaacaagactgagctcaaccagactcgggctctgatctcggatctcgatcgtcccttgctgatTTCCACATCACAgaacagccagaagaacaaggaggCTGAGGTCAGGCTCGCCGTCCGAAGAGGAAAGAAAGAGGTAGCCGAAGCCTACAACAAGATTCTGGTtattgtcaaggagaagttctccaagaagaaggacgaagtcgaCCTCCTGGTTCATGCCCAAGATATccaagccaacaccgagctcctgaaagacatactggatggcgagattaagagtGCTCAAGACGAGTATGATCACTTGGTGGCCATaatgccggaagctgttgcagcgtacgagaaggctcaggtctcggacttctcgatcggcaagctccctcttccccaactctctgagagctcaggtacttttgaggtcaatatgtttaatctcttcctttctggagagtttggttctaatttgggattggtgggttcttactcagccccagtcgaaacCGCCTCTGGAGGTAACGACagggagatggaggaggaggttcctgaggaggaagatccagttggtaagggagctgagaagagctcggataacaaggaagtttaagagttgaggctctttcatgttttctaggatttctgcccgatgggctttgtttcatttgtttccaagacttatagcctgaggaggcttttaaacctttatctgtttGCACTTTGAATctttgttagcctggggaggcttttaaacccttgtttaatttcaaacttggttttctgttcattttgagtttttagcTTTAGTCGCGAAATATGACAATTTGATCATAATCGAATATTACGgtaagtctggaagactttggtcgttttttgttccttaagaggaattcttggagtATCGGGACTAGCTTAGGATTTTTAGGGACCTAAGTTTAAtctggacaccttaggtgggggttcttggaaacctgaacttgtttgtgggattttaagacccgttgaagtttgcttaggattttaagacctttatgatttgatgaggattttaagacctcgaagatttgataaggattttaagaccttggagaatttgacaaggattttaagaccttggagatttggtaaggattttaagaccttagatccaggttcgtcgagacctgatactgtctgaaggattttaagacctttaggttcaggttcgtcgagacctgatattgctttgaaggattttaagacctttaggattgttaaggattttaagaccttaggtccagattcgtcgagacctgatattgtctgaaggattttaagaccttaggttcaggttcgtcgagatCTGATATTGctctgaaggattttaagacctttaggattgttaaggattttaagaccttaggttcaggttcgcagggacctgttttgttaaagaattgagataacgagaataatttctttattgataattagatacatggtatcatagcaATCATACAATTTGCTTGTATCATACGTTTGCTGCGCGGGCTATGCgtttttaatcagacatatgccccctttgattgtagtgaacgaagtgtttgaaatgaggttggggctgcactcatgacggagttgcctacgtacccagtcaagggatcaagcctaacgtagttcaggaattttaggtacctaatgataatatctcttaagattcgtggcgttccacgatctgatttcaggtaccccggttcgcacctttcggagcttgtaaacgccaggtcgtactacatggatgatctgatagggaccttcccagttagttcctaacttcccagcatttggctctttggttccttcgaaaactttcctaagtactaggtcacctacagcaaactgccggagcctgactttggaattgtactgtcgtgccattgcttgctgatagttctgaatgcgaatcaaagctcggtcccgtctttcctcgattagatcgaggctgtcagttaggagctgatcattagctgcgggattggatgtacagagttcccggcggaggctactagcaatggtttcagctggaacgacggcttccatcccatatgctaaggagaaaggagtttcttctgtagcttttcgtggggtggtccgacatgcccaaagtacttcaagtaacttctctgaccagagttccttctgtgttccgaggcgtttcttgaggtttgctaatactgatttattagcagcctccgcctgtccgttaccttgaggtcggcgaggtgatgagaaggtcaggcgaatattccacttgtcacaaaatattttgaaatcgtgggatatgaattgtcctccattgtcagttacgatttcgtatgggacgccgtgtctacacacaatatctttccatacaaattgctcgacctcgaccctggttacctgctggaaagcttcagcctctatccattttgtgaagtagtccgttaagactaagaggaagcgtagcttcttctttccacttcctgatggtactagtggtcccacgatatccatggaccatctcataaatggataaggggcagatatgttagacagcttttccgcaggttggtgtataatcggtgcatgcctctggcatttgtcgcatgaagaggaataggcctcacaatctgcaataatggtaggccagaaatatccttgtcttttgattctgatggctaaagctcttcctccagagtggttcccgcaggaaccgtcgtgcatttTCTTCATGAGTCTNNNNNNNNNNNNNNNNNNNNNNNNNNNNNNNNNNNNNNNNNNNNNNNNNNNNNNNNNNNNNNNNNNNNNNNNNNNNNNNNNNNNNNNNNNNNNNNNNNNNTTTCAAGGACTTCAAATCGGTTTATTTATTGTATTGATCTTGATCggaggtttctttttttctcgtTAGATTGAAAACAATCCGACTGGTTTTAGTTTCTCGCTCGTCGTCGTCTTAGTTTGTTTTAGGGTTTCCAGTTGTCATCATATCTTGGTTACGTTTTTTGGCTAGAGTTAAGTGTTTACTTCATTTACACTTTCCTTGTGCGGCGGATCCGAATGGAAAAATGAATCGTCATCACGATCCCAATCCtcggatgaagaagaagacgaaatcGTCAATCCCTTCTCGGTAACTTTCTCTCTATCTCCTTTCTATTTCTAGATGAGCTTTGCCTTCAGATTCACGATCGACGTGCTGGTTATATAGATTTGAATTTCATTTTTTCGTTCGCAACGGAATCTTAGATCTCGAAACTGTAACAAATTTCTCTGTTGAAGTTTCTCTCTCGGAGGCTCTCTGAGTATGTTTGTGGTGTTGATATGTAT
This genomic stretch from Raphanus sativus cultivar WK10039 chromosome 3, ASM80110v3, whole genome shotgun sequence harbors:
- the LOC130509706 gene encoding uncharacterized protein LOC130509706; its protein translation is MPIQPSFRSRGKSTKAASSSRGSDKNQGGSFLDSVKEVLDEGGSAPAKGVASSEPKVQEVGLPSEVPMTEADPQMVRDPPEFEPPRNKRSRTDQVDRPSRSSSSSSRGGTVGWNFTHSKPGSVLDDSWGLATLMRHMKSPGCSLPSISNLTHKDEYVDIAHHMGQLAGAINRAQFKFEDAVHNAPSAEELAQVTELVKANKTELNQTRALISDLDRPLLISTSQNSQKNKEAEVRLAVRRGKKEVAEAYNKILVIVKEKFSKKKDEVDLLVHAQDIQANTELLKDILDGEIKSAQDEYDHLVAIMPEAVAAYEKAQVSDFSIGKLPLPQLSESSGTFEVNMFNLFLSGEFGSNLGLVGSYSAPVETASGGNDREMEEEVPEEEDPVGKGAEKSSDNKEV